A single genomic interval of Oncorhynchus tshawytscha isolate Ot180627B linkage group LG15, Otsh_v2.0, whole genome shotgun sequence harbors:
- the LOC112214297 gene encoding patatin-like phospholipase domain-containing protein 2 — protein MFDLTKEWNLSFAGCGFLGIYHIGVASCLLEQAPYLIKGATKIYGASAGALTASVLASQASIAKCCEDVIETAKEARKHNLGPLHPSFNLVKVIRSGLERDLPADAHTLASGRLCVSLTRVSDGQNVIVSEFKSKEELIQALLCSCFIPIYCGLIPPSFQGVRYVDGGISDNLPQSELKNTITISPFSGESDICPRDTSFNIHELRFTNTSIQINLGNMYRLSKALFPPEPKVMAEICQSGYKNTLRFLEENHLLKLECPTAGPNPSEAIHTCCCKPIAMETTKDWMLRRLRLLRKRHWWLDEQIVDNLPTQIKKVFCEACQQKPGLYAQVSEMLPVRVASYMLLPCTLPVVSAYSVGKRIVEWIPEVPADMRWLAGVAGDVAGSLYRQAWRGAPVDITSDGSLRNCMSLPPPLDSDRHRERNGHLAGFALSALDFQSQYWNIPTVPSPRRPTSPLMPSPSPRQICFFVGSQDETD, from the exons ATGTTCGACCTAACGAAGGAATGGAATCTGTCGTTCGCCGGCTGCGGGTTCCTGGGGATTTATCACATCGGAGTGGCCAGCTGCCTGTTGGAACAAGCGCCCTACCTTATCAAAGGTGCCACCAAGATTTACGGGGCTTCGGCCGGTGCCCTAACCGCCTCGGTGCTCGCCAGCCAGGCATCCATAG CTAAGTGCTGTGAGGATGTGATCGAGACTGCCAAGGAGGCCCGGAAACATAACCTGggtcccctccacccctccttcaacCTGGTCAAGGTCATCAGGTCGGGCCTGGAGCGCGACCTGCCCGCCGATGCACACACACTCGCCTCCGGGAGgctgtgtgtgtcactcactcgCGTGTCTGATGGACAAAACGTCATCGTGTCCGAGTTCAAGTCCAAGGAGGAGCTCATCCAG GCGCTGCTGTGTAGCTGTTTCATCCCCATATACTGTGGCCTGATCCCCCCATCCTTCCAAGGAGTG cgTTATGTGGATGGGGGGATCAGTGACAACCTTCCTCAGTCggagctgaagaacaccatcaccaTCTCTCCGTTCTCAGGCGAAAGCGACATCTGTCCCCGGGACACCTCCTTCAACATCCACGAGCTTCGTTTCACCAACACCTCCATCCAGATTAACCTGGGCAATATGTACCGCCTCAGCAAAGCCCTGTTTCCCCCAGAACCCAAG GTCATGGCAGAGATATGTCAGAGTGGCTACAAGAACACCCTTCGCTTTCTTGAGGAGAACC ATCTGCTGAAGCTGGAGTGTCCGACTGCCGGCCCCAACCCATCAGAAGCCATACACACCTGCTGCTGCAAGCCCATCGCCATGGAAACCACTAAGGACTGGATGCTCCGGCGGCTCCGCCTCCTGAGGAAGCGGCACTGGTGGCTGGACGAGCAGATTGTTGACAACTTGCCTACCCAAATCAAAAAAG TGTTCTGTGAGGCGTGCCAGCAGAAGCCTGGTCTGTATGCTCAGGTGTCTGAGATGCTGCCGGTCAGAGTGGCCTCCTACATGCTCCTGCCCTGCACACTACCTGTggtatcagcctactcagtgGGCAAGAG GATTGTGGAGTGGATCCCAGAGGTGCCTGCAGACATGCGTTGGCTAGCTGGGGTGGCTGGGGATGTGGCTGGGAGCTTGTACAGACAAGCCTGGAGAGGAGCGCCAGTAGACATAACCAG TGATGGTTCCCTGAGGAATTGCATGAGCCTGCCCCCACCCCTAGATagtgacagacacagggagagaaacgGTCACCTCGCCGggttcgctctctctgctcttgaCTTCCAAAGTCAATACTGGAACATCCCCACCGTCCCCTCTCCCCGCCGCCCAACCAGCCCCCTCATGCCCAGCCCCTCCCCACGACAGATCTGCTTCTTTGTTGGCTCACAGGACGAGACTGACTGA